In one window of Mercurialis annua linkage group LG4, ddMerAnnu1.2, whole genome shotgun sequence DNA:
- the LOC126678892 gene encoding uncharacterized protein At5g41620-like isoform X1, whose product MKTKSEEKEEKLRRCVLVGKKVGPFSCTPVRLWRSHVLYYSSSPTAHFSLTANTQQEEPASNNNITARKLAAVLWEFQHYPPLSKMHRGAHITNGNHTNGGGGGGGGGDARLRRHQNHRHHHLFKDKGIDLSQFLGDPSASSMDQPESAGSLRRHIAASLIQHHRAIERSNRALQPVSPASYGSSMEVATYNHAVTPSSSVDFKGKIGESNYSLKTSTELLKVLNRIWSLEEQHASNMSLMKALKTELDHARVRIKELLRDQQADRHEIDDLMKRIAEDKLVRKSKEQDRLHAAIQSLRDEIEDERKLRKRSESIHRKLARELSEVKSNLSKAVNEMEKERKSRRLLEDLCDEFARGIKDCEHELHAVKPKCDKDWVGKADGNRLILHISESWLDERMQMKVEEAHQGFAENNSIVDKFGFEIEAFLKAKQMANSKIIDKKLRRERRNSMESVPLNEAVSAPQDMGDEEDSASSSDSHCFELNKPSNGEYNLHADEALDDYIEETVKCGQTKKKVASHERVRRQNPSSLQVKFEEQMAWAMGCNENEKSEVVNTEEEKTGEGNAADMSASRKSENCNASEGGSLERKKKADDIHGLNPNYVIDNLIRSHISSSEAANVHLENTAGEASTSYPGRRNASPIRQWMSKLTTPDLDTSQSSAKVPSTVKEHTLKAKLLEARSKGQRSRLKIFRSS is encoded by the exons atgaaaacaaaaagtGAAGAAAAGGAGGAAAAGTTGAGGAGATGTGTTTTGGTAGGGAAAAAGGTGGGACCATTTTCTTGCACTCCAGTTAGACTTTGGAGGAGTCATGTTCTTTATTATTCTTCATCACCTACTGCGCATTTTAGCCTCACTGCCAACACTCAACAGGAGGAGCCTGCTTCTAATAATAACATCACTGCAAGAAAGCTAGCTGCTGTTCTTTGGGAGTTTCAGCATTATCCACCTCTTTCTAAGATGCACAGGGGTGCGCATATTACCAATGGTAACCATACCAAtggtggtggaggtggtggtggtggtggggaTGCTAGGTTGCGCCGCCACCAGAACCACCGCCATCACCATCTTTTTAAGGACAAGGGTATCGACCTTTCTCAATTCTTGGGTGATCCTTCAGCTAGCTCTATGGACCAG CCAGAGAGTGCAGGTAGTTTGAGGAGACACATTGCTGCATCACTGATTCAGCATCATAGAGCAATTGAAAGAAGTAATCGTGCTCTGCAGCCTGTATCTCCGGCTAGTTATGGCAGCTCCATGGAG GTAGCAACTTACAATCATGCTGTTACACCCAGCAGCTCAGTAGACTTTAAGGGAAAGATCGGCGAATCAAATTATAGTCTTAAAACATCAACAGAGCTTCTAAAAGTATTAAATAGAATCTGGAGTCTTGAAGAGCAACATGCATCCAATATGTCATTGATGAAAGCATTAAAAACGGAGCTGGATCATGCCCGTGTTAGGATCAAAGAGCTTCTTCGGGATCAGCAAGCAGATAGGCATGAGATAGATGATTTGATGAAACGAATTGCAGAAGATAAGTTAGTTAGGAAGAGTAAAGAACAGGATCGGCTACATGCTGCTATTCAATCTTTGAGAGATGAGATAGAAGATGAGAGAAAGTTAAGAAAAAGATCTGAAAGCATACACAGGAAATTAGCTCGGGAACTTTCCGAAGTTAAATCTAATCTTTCTAAAGCCGTGAATGAGATGGAAAAGGAGAGAAAATCAAGAAGGTTGTTGGAAGATCTCTGCGATGAGTTTGCTAGGGGAATTAAAGACTGTGAACATGAATTGCATGCTGTAAAACCAAAATGCGACAAGGATTGGGTTGGGAAGGCTGATGGAAATCGTTTAATCCTCCATATATCTGAATCATGGCTGGATGAGAGGATGCAGATGAAGGTAGAAGAAGCACATCAGGGCTTTGCTGAAAACAATTCAATAGTGGACAAATTTGGCTTTGAAATAGAGGCCTTCCTTAAAGCTAAGCAAATGGCCAACTCTAAAATAATTGACAAGAAGTTGCGTAGGGAACGCCGAAATTCGATGGAATCTGTCCCTCTAAATGAGGCTGTAAGTGCACCTCAAGATATGGGCGACGAAGAGGATTCTGCAAGTAGTAGTGATTCACATTGTTTCGAGCTTAACAAGCCAAGTAACGGTGAATATAATTTGCATGCAGATGAAGCTTTAGATGATTATATTGAGGAAACAGTCAAATGTGGTCAAACAAAGAAAAAGGTTGCATCTCATGAGAGAGTTAGACGTCAGAATCCGTCGAGCTTGCAAGTTAAGTTTGAAGAACAGATGGCTTGGGCAATGGGATGcaacgaaaatgaaaaatctgaGGTGGTGAACACAGAAGAGGAAAAAACGGGTGAAGGAAACGCAGCTGATATGAGCGCTTCTCGGAAATCTGAAAACTGTAATGCTTCTGAAGGCGGCAGTcttgaaagaaagaaaaaggcaGATGATATTCACGGATTAAACCCAAACTACGTGATCGATAACTTGATAAGAAGTCATATTTCATCTTCAGAAGCTGCAAATGTTCATCTTGAGAATACTGCAGGGGAAGCTTCGACGAGCTACCCAGGTCGCAGAAATGCTAGTCCAATTCGACAGTGGATGTCGAAACTCACAACTCCAGATCTCGACACTTCACAATCTTCTGCGAAAGTACCTTCAACAGTAAAGGAACATACTTTAAAGGCAAAGCTTCTTGAGGCACGGTCAAAGGGTCAGCGTTCGCGATTAAAAATATTCCGGTCCTCTTAG
- the LOC126678892 gene encoding uncharacterized protein At5g41620-like isoform X2 — translation MKTKSEEKEEKLRRCVLVGKKVGPFSCTPVRLWRSHVLYYSSSPTAHFSLTANTQQEEPASNNNITARKLAAVLWEFQHYPPLSKMHRGAHITNGNHTNGGGGGGGGGDARLRRHQNHRHHHLFKDKGIDLSQFLGDPSASSMDQVATYNHAVTPSSSVDFKGKIGESNYSLKTSTELLKVLNRIWSLEEQHASNMSLMKALKTELDHARVRIKELLRDQQADRHEIDDLMKRIAEDKLVRKSKEQDRLHAAIQSLRDEIEDERKLRKRSESIHRKLARELSEVKSNLSKAVNEMEKERKSRRLLEDLCDEFARGIKDCEHELHAVKPKCDKDWVGKADGNRLILHISESWLDERMQMKVEEAHQGFAENNSIVDKFGFEIEAFLKAKQMANSKIIDKKLRRERRNSMESVPLNEAVSAPQDMGDEEDSASSSDSHCFELNKPSNGEYNLHADEALDDYIEETVKCGQTKKKVASHERVRRQNPSSLQVKFEEQMAWAMGCNENEKSEVVNTEEEKTGEGNAADMSASRKSENCNASEGGSLERKKKADDIHGLNPNYVIDNLIRSHISSSEAANVHLENTAGEASTSYPGRRNASPIRQWMSKLTTPDLDTSQSSAKVPSTVKEHTLKAKLLEARSKGQRSRLKIFRSS, via the exons atgaaaacaaaaagtGAAGAAAAGGAGGAAAAGTTGAGGAGATGTGTTTTGGTAGGGAAAAAGGTGGGACCATTTTCTTGCACTCCAGTTAGACTTTGGAGGAGTCATGTTCTTTATTATTCTTCATCACCTACTGCGCATTTTAGCCTCACTGCCAACACTCAACAGGAGGAGCCTGCTTCTAATAATAACATCACTGCAAGAAAGCTAGCTGCTGTTCTTTGGGAGTTTCAGCATTATCCACCTCTTTCTAAGATGCACAGGGGTGCGCATATTACCAATGGTAACCATACCAAtggtggtggaggtggtggtggtggtggggaTGCTAGGTTGCGCCGCCACCAGAACCACCGCCATCACCATCTTTTTAAGGACAAGGGTATCGACCTTTCTCAATTCTTGGGTGATCCTTCAGCTAGCTCTATGGACCAG GTAGCAACTTACAATCATGCTGTTACACCCAGCAGCTCAGTAGACTTTAAGGGAAAGATCGGCGAATCAAATTATAGTCTTAAAACATCAACAGAGCTTCTAAAAGTATTAAATAGAATCTGGAGTCTTGAAGAGCAACATGCATCCAATATGTCATTGATGAAAGCATTAAAAACGGAGCTGGATCATGCCCGTGTTAGGATCAAAGAGCTTCTTCGGGATCAGCAAGCAGATAGGCATGAGATAGATGATTTGATGAAACGAATTGCAGAAGATAAGTTAGTTAGGAAGAGTAAAGAACAGGATCGGCTACATGCTGCTATTCAATCTTTGAGAGATGAGATAGAAGATGAGAGAAAGTTAAGAAAAAGATCTGAAAGCATACACAGGAAATTAGCTCGGGAACTTTCCGAAGTTAAATCTAATCTTTCTAAAGCCGTGAATGAGATGGAAAAGGAGAGAAAATCAAGAAGGTTGTTGGAAGATCTCTGCGATGAGTTTGCTAGGGGAATTAAAGACTGTGAACATGAATTGCATGCTGTAAAACCAAAATGCGACAAGGATTGGGTTGGGAAGGCTGATGGAAATCGTTTAATCCTCCATATATCTGAATCATGGCTGGATGAGAGGATGCAGATGAAGGTAGAAGAAGCACATCAGGGCTTTGCTGAAAACAATTCAATAGTGGACAAATTTGGCTTTGAAATAGAGGCCTTCCTTAAAGCTAAGCAAATGGCCAACTCTAAAATAATTGACAAGAAGTTGCGTAGGGAACGCCGAAATTCGATGGAATCTGTCCCTCTAAATGAGGCTGTAAGTGCACCTCAAGATATGGGCGACGAAGAGGATTCTGCAAGTAGTAGTGATTCACATTGTTTCGAGCTTAACAAGCCAAGTAACGGTGAATATAATTTGCATGCAGATGAAGCTTTAGATGATTATATTGAGGAAACAGTCAAATGTGGTCAAACAAAGAAAAAGGTTGCATCTCATGAGAGAGTTAGACGTCAGAATCCGTCGAGCTTGCAAGTTAAGTTTGAAGAACAGATGGCTTGGGCAATGGGATGcaacgaaaatgaaaaatctgaGGTGGTGAACACAGAAGAGGAAAAAACGGGTGAAGGAAACGCAGCTGATATGAGCGCTTCTCGGAAATCTGAAAACTGTAATGCTTCTGAAGGCGGCAGTcttgaaagaaagaaaaaggcaGATGATATTCACGGATTAAACCCAAACTACGTGATCGATAACTTGATAAGAAGTCATATTTCATCTTCAGAAGCTGCAAATGTTCATCTTGAGAATACTGCAGGGGAAGCTTCGACGAGCTACCCAGGTCGCAGAAATGCTAGTCCAATTCGACAGTGGATGTCGAAACTCACAACTCCAGATCTCGACACTTCACAATCTTCTGCGAAAGTACCTTCAACAGTAAAGGAACATACTTTAAAGGCAAAGCTTCTTGAGGCACGGTCAAAGGGTCAGCGTTCGCGATTAAAAATATTCCGGTCCTCTTAG
- the LOC126679300 gene encoding uncharacterized protein LOC126679300 has product MVLVAMRSSNMAAKQLEIFEVGPCKNAYQTGFLIGQKFSDKIRNRISTDLILQNQLRPFAKSLESKQLIEALTENNRNKFPGYWDELLGTADGSGVPVLDMILINFRKEILPFLPNTGTDSKVETSDDCSDVLVVSDDMALAAHNEDANVALVGHTYIIKGNMSNGQSFIGYTYAGELPSCAFGFNTHGMAFTLNSVPPTTDEIMAGGIGRNFISRDLLEATSIDDALTRIHSSEVSVGHSYNLIDIRTRKILNVETASRNRVSVHEVGASPFFHANMYLHLQVQQVQDDNSTSRQERANVLPKQSKKDFLSILGDMHDKQYPIYMTGPTLYTLCTALIDLDDQTLSIIEGNPTKGEVSYVFSMSAKE; this is encoded by the exons ATGGTTTTGGTTGCTATGAGAAGCTCTAACATGGCAGCAAAACAGTTGGAGATTTTTGAAGTTGGACCCTGCAAAAATGCATACCAAACCGGTTTCTTGATAGGCCAAAAATTTTCTGATAAGATAAGAAACAGAATATCCACAGATCTCATTCTTCAAAATCAACTCCGTccatttgctaaatctttagAGTCGAAACAGTTGATCGAAGCTCTCACTGAGAACAACCGGAACAAATTTCCGGGGTACTGGGATGAGCTTTTAGGAACTGCTGATGGAAGTGGAGTGCCTGTtcttgat ATGATATTAATCAATTTCCGGAAGGAGATTCTACCGTTTCTTCCGAACACCGGAACAGATTCGAAGGTCGAAACTTCTGACGATTGTTCCGATGTTCTTGTTGTTAGCGATGACATGGCACTTGCAGCACATAATGAGGACGCAAATGTTGCTCTAGTTGGACATAC ATATATAATCAAGGGAAATATGTCAAACGGGCAATCATTCATTGGTTATACATATGCAGGAGAACTTCCTAGCTGTGCTTTTGGGTTCAACACTCATGGAATG GCATTTACACTCAATTCAGTGCCACCAACTACAGACGAGATTATGGCCGGAGGAATTGGGAGGAACTTTATCTCACGGGACCTACTCGAAGCTACGAGCATCGATGATGCGTTGACT AGAATACATTCATCTGAAGTTTCTGTAGGGCACAGTTACAATCTCATAGACATAAGGACAaggaaaattttaaatgttgaaacTGCATCAAGAAACCGAGTTTCAGTTCATGAAGTCGGTGCATCACCGTTCTTCCATGCCAACATGTATCTCCACCTTCAAGTTCAACAG GTACAAGATGACAATTCAACTAGCAGGCAAGAAAGAGCAAATGTGCTACCAAAACAATCTAAAAAGGATTTCTTGTCAATTCTTGGAGATATGCATGACAAACAATACCCAATTTACATGACAG GTCCAACGCTATACACCCTCTGCACAGCTTTAATAGATCTGGATGACCAAACACTATCAATTATTGAGGGAAATCCAACGAAAGGAGAGGTTTCCTATGTTTTCTCAATGTCTGCGAAAGAGTAG
- the LOC126679301 gene encoding uncharacterized protein LOC126679301: MAAASFRWILQLHKDVPKAANFYSQGLDFTVNVCTHRWAELHSGDLKLALMQSPNDHVMQKGYSSMLSFVVTDINTTVTKLMALGAELDGSIKYEYHGKVAAIRCLDGHVLGLYEPA; the protein is encoded by the exons ATGGCAGCAGCATCGTTTAGATGGATACTACAGTTACACAAGGACGTACCAAAAGCAGCTAATTTCTACTCACAAGGATTAGATTTCACCGTCAATGTCTGCACTCATCGCTGGGCCGAACTTCATTCCGGCGACCTTAAGCTTGCCCTCATGCAATCTCCCAA TGATCATGTTATGCAGAAGGGATATTCTTCTATGCTATCGTTTGTGGTGACTGATATTAACACTACGGTCACAAAACTGATGGCCTTAGGTGCTGAATTAGATGGTTCAATCAAGTATGAATACCATGGAAAG GTTGCGGCCATTCGCTGCTTAGATGGCCATGTACTAGGCCTCTATGAGCCTGCATAA